From Micromonospora echinospora, one genomic window encodes:
- a CDS encoding GNAT family N-acetyltransferase: MSGVGYRTATPEDLPSLRSTWAEAFPATDVGAVWATDPGRFGRTFVAVRDARVVAAVHYLPRRLRAADGTVDLVGGVANVATRPAERGQGHVRRLLDLAVTAMTVDGCAWALLFTGTPAVYRGSGFRTFRLGYTSGRPAPPTAPPEGWTVRPGSWTDWPDLAPPHRAFNAHRPLSTVRSDHDWRHRVPAWYAPPAELLVAWKHGEPVGYLVRERSAGLVRVVEVAGGAEALRALFGAVAATAHADRAERCVARLPADPVVGAALPWLLSDPVPEVDETGMVRPVHADAARLAATTGAPGAFHWPGDYL; encoded by the coding sequence GTGAGCGGGGTCGGGTACCGCACGGCCACCCCGGAGGACCTGCCGTCGCTGCGGTCGACCTGGGCGGAGGCGTTCCCCGCCACGGACGTCGGCGCGGTGTGGGCCACCGATCCGGGACGGTTCGGACGGACCTTCGTCGCGGTACGTGACGCCCGGGTGGTGGCCGCCGTGCACTACCTGCCCCGACGGCTGCGCGCCGCCGACGGGACCGTCGACCTGGTGGGCGGGGTGGCCAACGTGGCCACCCGCCCGGCGGAACGGGGGCAGGGGCACGTGCGACGGCTGCTGGACCTGGCCGTCACGGCGATGACCGTCGACGGCTGCGCCTGGGCGCTGCTGTTCACCGGCACGCCGGCCGTCTACCGCGGTAGCGGCTTCCGGACCTTTCGCCTCGGCTACACCAGCGGCCGTCCGGCCCCGCCGACGGCGCCACCCGAGGGCTGGACGGTGCGGCCGGGCTCCTGGACGGACTGGCCGGACCTCGCGCCGCCGCACCGGGCGTTCAACGCGCACCGCCCGCTGAGCACCGTCCGGAGCGACCACGACTGGCGGCACCGGGTGCCGGCCTGGTACGCCCCACCCGCCGAGCTGCTGGTCGCCTGGAAACACGGCGAGCCGGTCGGGTACCTGGTGCGGGAACGGTCCGCCGGGCTGGTCCGGGTGGTGGAGGTGGCCGGCGGGGCGGAGGCGCTGCGGGCGCTGTTCGGCGCGGTCGCGGCGACCGCGCACGCCGACCGGGCGGAGCGGTGTGTGGCCCGGCTGCCCGCCGACCCGGTGGTCGGGGCGGCGCTGCCGTGGCTGCTGAGCGACCCGGTGCCCGAGGTCGACGAGACCGGCATGGTCCGGCCGGTGCACGCCGACGCCGCCCGGCTCGCCGCGACCACCGGCGCGCCGGGGGCGTTCCACTGGCCGGGGGACTACCTGTGA
- a CDS encoding fumarylacetoacetate hydrolase family protein, which produces MRFMRIGPVGAERPVLVDDTGHFDLSGITADIDAAFLAADPVARVRAAGPLPRVEVTGQRIGAPIARPGTVLCIGQNYAAHAAESGVAPPAAPILFHKSPNTVVGPYDEVRIPRGSTRTDWEVELAVVIGSRVRYLDSPAEALTHVAGYAVSNDVSEREYQFADPGGQWAKGKSCETFNPLGPWLVTPDEVGDPQALRLRSWVNGEPRQDSRTADMIFDVAFLIWHLSQFTVLEPGDVLNTGTPQGVALSGRYPYLGAGDVMEVEVEGLGRQRNRLVPA; this is translated from the coding sequence CACCGCCGACATCGACGCGGCGTTCCTCGCCGCCGACCCGGTCGCCCGGGTGCGGGCGGCCGGGCCGCTGCCCCGCGTCGAGGTGACGGGTCAGCGAATCGGCGCGCCGATCGCCCGCCCCGGGACGGTGCTCTGCATCGGGCAGAACTACGCCGCGCACGCCGCGGAGAGCGGCGTCGCGCCACCGGCCGCGCCGATCCTGTTCCACAAGTCGCCGAACACCGTGGTCGGGCCGTACGACGAGGTGCGGATCCCGCGCGGGTCGACGCGGACGGACTGGGAGGTCGAGCTGGCGGTGGTGATCGGTTCCCGGGTGCGCTACCTGGACTCGCCGGCCGAGGCGCTGACCCACGTCGCCGGGTACGCGGTCAGCAACGACGTGTCGGAACGGGAGTACCAGTTCGCCGACCCGGGTGGGCAGTGGGCCAAGGGCAAGTCGTGCGAGACGTTCAACCCGCTCGGCCCGTGGCTGGTCACCCCGGACGAGGTGGGCGACCCGCAGGCGCTGCGGCTGCGGTCCTGGGTCAACGGCGAGCCCCGGCAGGACTCCCGCACCGCCGACATGATCTTCGACGTGGCGTTCCTGATCTGGCACCTGTCCCAGTTCACCGTCCTCGAACCGGGAGACGTGCTGAACACCGGCACCCCGCAGGGGGTGGCGCTGTCCGGCCGGTACCCGTACCTGGGCGCGGGGGACGTGATGGAGGTGGAGGTCGAGGGGCTCGGCCGGCAGCGCAACCGCCTCGTTCCGGCGTGA